A portion of the Metasolibacillus fluoroglycofenilyticus genome contains these proteins:
- a CDS encoding B3/B4 domain-containing protein translates to MNISLHDSLSTYNLKIGIIYYNKIVVSDSPQMIKGRIQLYQENLFLEMQEIPVTERAGIAEWRKLWKTLGADPNRYRHSAESLMRRISKQNYLTPFHSAVDLNNFFSLQYEVPIGIYDIDKLQGDIEVALGNEETSYEGLNGRHNSLKNILYTHDKLGPFGSPFVDSKRTAVTEQTTSALQIFYLRPSQSDEDCKELLAAAGKMFTQVNGGDFTTALLTNTLKKVDINDFIS, encoded by the coding sequence ATGAATATTTCATTGCACGATTCGCTTTCTACATATAATTTAAAAATCGGCATTATTTATTATAACAAAATTGTCGTGTCAGATTCTCCTCAAATGATTAAAGGGCGCATACAACTTTATCAGGAAAATTTATTTTTAGAAATGCAGGAAATACCTGTAACAGAAAGAGCAGGTATTGCTGAATGGCGAAAGCTTTGGAAAACACTCGGCGCAGACCCAAACCGCTATCGTCATTCAGCGGAAAGCCTAATGCGCCGCATTTCAAAGCAAAATTATTTAACTCCATTCCATTCAGCAGTCGACTTAAATAACTTCTTCTCCTTGCAATATGAAGTACCAATCGGTATTTATGATATAGACAAGCTACAAGGGGATATTGAGGTAGCTCTTGGTAACGAAGAGACTAGCTATGAGGGACTTAATGGCCGCCATAACTCATTAAAAAATATTCTTTATACACATGATAAGCTCGGTCCATTTGGCAGCCCTTTTGTTGACTCTAAGCGCACAGCAGTGACCGAGCAAACAACATCAGCATTACAAATCTTCTATTTGCGCCCTTCTCAATCAGATGAAGATTGCAAGGAGCTTTTAGCTGCTGCTGGCAAAATGTTTACACAAGTAAACGGTGGCGATTTCACAACAGCTTTACTAACGAATACTTTAAAAAAGGTGGATATAAATGATTTCATTAGCTGA